Genomic DNA from Pelosinus sp. UFO1:
AACAATTGCATAACAAAGACAAAAAAAACTCAAAAATTTGTAGTGTATTATAAATACTATACCAATTATGTAAACACTATTAATTTGCTTTTTTAAAAATTAAGGAGGAAATACAAAATGAAGAAATCGATTCATAGCGCTCTACTAGGAGTACTAGGTACATCCATGGGAATGTACATGATGGTTGTGCCACTTACAACCGTTTATGCAAGTGAGCAACAAGTACCTTTTACGTATAACAGTATTGGAAAAAATGATCTTCAAAGCCTGTTAAACAAAATCAACCCTAATACAAAAATTAAAAATGAAATTCAAGATCCAGTAGCAGTAGTTAAGACATCAGCTGATAAACTAGGATTCAATGCAAAGGTCGATAGTTTTAACTTAGCAAGTAAAACGGAAGCATCAGCTATTGTTAAAGTCATCCATAATAGCACTAATTACAATGTTACCCTTAAAAACTCTCTTCAAGATCATAGTCAATGGATTATTACTTCAGTTAATAAACTGAATGATACAAGCAAAACTACTCCAACCAAAGATTCCGGCACTGCAAGTAATGGAAGTTCCTCTGCAGGATCTACTACAGGATCTACTACAGGATCTACTACAGGATCTACTACAGGATCTACCACAGGATCTACTACAGGATCTACCACAGGATCTACCACAGGATCTACTACAGGATCTACCACAGGATCTACTACAGGATCTACCACAGGATCTACTACAGGATCTACTACAGGATCTACCACAGGATCTACTACAGGATCTACCACAGGATCTGCTACAGGATCTACCACAGGATCTACTACAGGATCTACTACAAACGCTGGTTCAAGTAATACGGCAAGTGCCGAACAACAAGCTGTTGATTTGCTAAATGCGGACCGTCGTGCTAACGGTCTATCTAATTTACAGGTAGATGCGCGTTTGACCGCTGTTGCCTTAAACCACGCACAAGATATGATTAATCGTAATTTTTTCTCTCATAACAATCCAGATGGAGAAACCCCTTTCGACCGAATGAAGAAGGCTGGTATATCTTATAGCACCGCCGGTGAGAACATTGCAAAAAACCAAAGTGTTCAAGCTGCTGAAGTAGCCTTTATGAACAGTTCTGGGCATCGCGCTAATATTTTAAATTCAAGTTATACTACTGTAGGAATTGGTGTCGCATACGACAAAACTGGTAATGTTTATGTAGTACAAGATTTTATTAAACCGTAGCCCCTTTACCGACCTCAGAACCAACGTATGCACACGTATCACAAATAAGCAGAGTCGAGAGAAATTTCTCGACTCTGCTTGTTTGTCATACAAACCGTTCTTCGCTATATAAGAAGAGCTGTCTCATCTTTTGAGATAGCTCTAACGCTTCTTACTTGTAGGCTGATAAACTTTAACTTGCTAATTAATTTATATTAAGATGTGAAAAAATTGAAACGCCTGCAAGGCTAAGCTGCTTTGCAAGAGTTGTCGTTATGCTGTAACATTTAGTTTTGCCATCTTAAAAGGTCATCTCTGAATATTACTACAAGCTTAGTATCAAATTTCATTTTATATCTTTTCCTTAATTTAAATGTGATTTATATTCAAACGCTGTTATTCCATAAACTCTTTTAAAGTGCTTATTTAAATGGGATAAATCAACAAAACCACATTCTGCTATAGCCGAGTAAATATCTTTATTTTTTTCTAGTAACTGTTTTGCACGATTTACCTTGCAAAACAGAAAATATTGATAGGGTGAAATTCCAGTATTCGCTTTAAATAACCTAATAAATTGAAACTTTGACATAGCAAGCTCTTTGCATATTTCATCAAGCTTTAGTACATTTTCTAATTTATAATAAATCATTTCCTTTGCTTTTTTTATTAGCGTATTATCTTTTTTGTAATACGTTGTACAAATATTAGTGAGAGTAAAGTTATCTACGAGGGATAGGAGCAACTCACTGCACAAGGCTTCATCTTGTTCACTTAGAATTGCGCTTGAAAGATGTAAAATACTTTTCTCAAGTGCTTGATTATATACAATTGGGGAAGAAAATCGAACTATATCCTTTTTTTGAAGTATCTGCAAAAATAACATAGGATCAATATATAACATAACATAGTCAATACCCGTCTTATCATGTGCCCTACCATCATGTGTCTGTTCAGGATAAAAAAGCATAACCCCATTTTTATATGATGAATGTAAACTGCCATCTAGATTGTACTGTTGAATGCCGCGCAGAGTTACACCAAACGCGTATTCCTTATGACAATGCTTTTTATATGTGAAGTCAGTAAAACTAGCTGATAACACAGTAATATCTGATGTTTTTTTATAAATGAATTTCTCCACATCCATCACCTCCTAAGCATCTCCACTAGTCCCGAAACCATTACAGCAGAATAGACTAGAAAAAGTGACATACTTATATTAACTGGCTTTTGATATTTCTGCAGGTATTTCTTGAAAATCGCCCCGAAAAGCACCCAAGTGACAAAGGCTAAAAAGCCAATACCGCTAATAATTGCCACATACAATGCTAACATATCTGGTGCTGTATAATATGGCATAACAAAGCTTGGAATTACCGTCATAGTAAACAACACGACCTTGGGATTTACAAACTGCATAAAAAAACCTGACTTAAAGGTAGCAACCTGTTTTGCAGTTGACTTCGATGTATCCATTATATATATCTGATAAGCCAAATACAAAATATAGAGGCTTCCGATTATCTGCATTATAATCAAAATTTTTGGTATTACCGTCACAAGCACGCTATTTAATATAGCGGATATAGCAAGTAATGAACCAAAAGCAATTGTTGCACCATATGCGTATTCCATCGCTTTTTTTATTCCTAAATTATGCACCGTAGATAATATAACAATATTTGTAGGTCCAGGTGTAAATGTTATTATAACGCAGTATATTAACAAAGATGTAATATTCATGATGTAAGCTCCTTCGAAGTTTTCTCATGAATTATACTTCTAAAAAAGTAAGTGAGTATAGTACATTATTGCAAATTTCCATCCAATTTACTGTTAAAATACAAACGCCTGCAAAGCTAGCTGCTTTTCAGGCGTTTGTGCTAAGACCTCTTATACTTAATAATAATTAGCCTTAATTCCCCGCGGTTTGATTTCTAGCCCGGCTTCATACAAGTGGGAAGTATCAGCTAGTCCAATACAACGCGGTAGTGCCCATTCATCTGACCGCTGGTCAAACAAAATAGTGGTAACCGAACTAGGCGGCAGCCAAAATCCAGCCCACATTACACTTAAAGGGATACGTAGCAAATGGGCCAACCAGGTTAGGGCAAACCCATTATGACAGAAGACAGCAACTTTCTCTTCACTGGACTTAAGGCATCGGTATTTAAAGCCCTGTCGCTCATACCCTTGTTCTTTCAGAAACGTATCAGATTCACTAACTAATTGCGCAAATGTTTCTTCCAACTTCAGTTTTTGATAATCAGGCAAGGTATGCCAGTCGGAATAGGTTGGTCCGGGCTCTTTGTCAAATATTACTTCGCCAGGCACATCCCAAGCTGCCATCCCTTCCCATGGTGCCTCGGTACAACGCCATTCTTCCAACTCCTGCGTCCAAGGCAAAACAGTTGCTTCCTTTTGTAATAAATCAGCAGTATATTGCATTGTATGTAACGCACGTCCCATCGGTGAAGTGTATAGCTTATCTAGCTTGTAGGACGCCAGTCGTTTGCCTAGTGCCTTGGCTTCCAAATGCCCGTCTGCTGTAATTGTACCGTTTGGATAATCTGGATCAGCATGTCGAATAATATATAGCCTCATTTTTTTCCTCCCACCATGTAAAAAATATTTTAAATTTCACTATGAATTACTAGTATCCATCCTAGCTTTTTTAACTTCTAAATGATGCTGAGGTTCCCTTATAAACATCGTAAGAATAAAACCGATTATCGGCAGTAAAACCAGTATATCGAAAACTAAGGTAATTCCCCAATGATCTGCAGCCCATCCCAACCCCAAAACCCCCATAGTACCTAGTCCAACGCTAAATCCAAGAGTAAAACCGGATGCTAGCCCTACATTTTGAGGCATCATTCTTTGCGTCAGTACTAAACTACTGGTCGCAGTTGCCGACAACAAAATACCTATAAGAGCTAAAATAACAAAAATCAATATGCCGTTAGCCGATAAAAACCAGTACATTAATAAAGCAATGGGCAGGATGGAATACATCATAACTAACTTACTGCCATATCTGTCACTCAATATACCTCCGAACATAGTCCCTACCGCACCTGCCGCTAAATATACAGTAAGCAGAGAACTTGCATAGATCTCACTTCCTCCTAAATGGGAAACATAGTATAAAGGTACAAATGTACTAATCCCTGATGTAACAGTGGCACGGGTCAGAATCATCCCCAGCAAAGCAAATAGTGGCCAGTTAACACAATCTTTAAGTGTTCCCAAACTTCCTTTCCCTTTGACTTCGGGACATGGTATTTTATTAATTTCATAAAATAAGGCAACACCAATTAAAATGCTCGGCAGCGTATAAATAAGAATTAGAGGACTTTGCCCTCCTAATAGCAACACCGCCAGAAGCATAGATCCCAATGCCACACCAGCATAACCGCCTAAGGAAAAAATGCTAACTGCTTTACCTTTTTCGCGCCCACCAATAAAATTTACGGTTTTCGCAGCTTCAGGATGAAAGGCTGAATTCCCTAAACCACTGATCGCCGTACACACCATAACTAAAAGATAATTAGGAACTAGTAAAGAAGCAGCCATAAATATCCCCGTAATCATACAGCCTACAGGCATTAGCCAAAGACGGTGCTTTTGATCGCTTATATATCCAAACAAGGGTTGACTGACCGAGGATGCTAAATTTTGTGTCAATACAATAGCACTTACTTCGGCATAAGACAAAGCAAATTTGGCTTTCAAGAAGGGTAGCGCTACATAAAGTGCTCCCGGCGATAAATCGGCAACCAAATGACCAAGTGCGATAAGCCAAATTGTTTTGGGAACATTCTTAAATAGATTCAACAATTATATCACCCACTAATACCTAAAAATAATTTGATAATCCATTTTCTTATCATTTTAATCAATATATATAATATAAACTACTTGGAAAATAGTATCCTTATTCCTTTTATTTACCATCAAAATATAAAAATCCTGCAAGGCAAAGTGTTTTGCAGGAGCTTGTTGTTTGTACAAGATTCATTCACTCACCTAGAATGTGAACTGTTACTCAGCAATATGGTACTGAAATGCGGCCCCCAAAAAACAAAATCCAACATACGTTTATCAGTTTTTAAATATGACACTCGTATAGCCGCATGGGCATCCTTTGCAGTGAATTTTGCCCCCCATACTGTGCAATATTTTCATGCTCCGGCTTTGTCTGCCATTCTACATCTGGTACAAGTATGCCATGAACAGTTACCCACTCTTCAATTTCTGGTTGCTGACCATTGGTTGAACCGATTAAAATATAACGAACCTGTCCACTAGCAACCAACTCTTCAAGTTTTTCCGCATTCAATATCTTTTCTGAGCCCATAAATCCACCATAAGTGATTACGGGTTGCCCCATGTCAAGTATGATTGGTGATGCAATATTCGCATTCGGCACAGCCACAACATATTTTTCCCCACTTCTATGTGAAGCAAGGAAATTCTCTAACTTACCCGTGTCAACGTTAAACCTGCCTGATAAATTCAGCATGCTTCCCGGTACATTCGATTGTCTCAACTGAGTATTCAGATCAGGGCCTGCATAAGGGAAAGCTGCATTTCCCGAACCATATAAAACTGGTGTAATCGACCAGGCAAATGGCGCAATTAATAGGCTAACAATCCCTGCAACAACAATCGTATGATGATACTTGTTTTGCCCGTATATTCTGTTTTGCCAGCCCCATAGTAAAACCACTAAAAATCCTGCCCCTATGACCAATGGCAGCATCCAGGAACGCCATTCATTATATCCTACAATAATTGATGCTTGAACTCCGATAGTCACAAACATTGCAACGGGTAAAAGATAACGTCTTTTTCCTTCACTTGTAGACCAATTCACCAGCGTTATATAGCTAATACCGACTAAAGCAGCAATCGCAGGTGCCATCATAACCAAATAATATCGATGTGCTCCTTGGGCAATACTGAAGAAGACCATTTCAGGCAGAAGCCAACAACCCCAAAAGAGCAGTTTTATTCTACTTTTTTCAGATAATGCTTGTCGTCGAAATTGGTAGAGTGCAATGACTATCCCCATTAGCGCGAATGGTAATAACCAGCTGATCTGGCCACCCAATTGATGATTAAAGAGCCTGAACGGGCCGGGTAATCCGGTTTCACCACCTAGCTGCCTCGTATTACCTGCAGAAAATCCAGAACCAGTAGCAGTTGTTATGTTGGGCACATTAACTCCTGAAGGCGAACTATCCTGTGGCCGCGGGCTGACTGGATTTCGTGTCTGCCCTTGTCTTCCTGGTATCTTAATTCCATATCCTAGAAAATGTCCAAGACCATTATACCCAGTGGCAAGTTCGAGCTCCGAGTTAGTTTCGCTACTACCAACATAAGGCCGGTCTTCCGGGGGAATACGATCCACTGCCACAAACCATAGCAAGGAGCTAGCTATCAAAATTAATGTAGCAGTCAGAAGGTGGAGCACTTTTGTTTTAAATCTCCTATTTTGGGCAAGTAAATAGGTAATATAGAAAGTTGGCAAAATCATGAAAGCCTCCAGACTTTTTATATTAAAGCCAACCCCAATTAGAAAAAAAGCGAGTAATAATTTTTTTAAGCTCAATTCTTCAGCCGCTTGTAAAAACACGAGTACTGCGAATAAGAGTGTCATAACCAACAGTACATCAATCGTATTGTTGCGACTTGCAGCAACAAAAATTGGAGTAAGAGCTAATACAATTGCTGCTATTAGGCCCGCTCCTTCTCCATGGTATCGCTTGACAAGAACATATATTAAATATACAGATATTACGCCACCCAATGCTTGTGGAAGGATTATACTCCATCCATGAAACCCAAAAATCTTCGCACTTAGCGTCTGTAACCAAAATCCAAGAGGTGGTTTATCGATAGTAATAAATCCACCCGGGTCAAAAGAAACAAAGAAAAAGTTATGCCAGCTCATCAGCATGCTTTTAACCCCTGCAGCATAATAAAGATTGGCCATCCCTTCCTGTCGCAAATTAACAAAATGTAGAAGAAGCGATACTACTAATACGAGTACTATTCCTATTCGTTGCAAGACTTTAACCTCCATAAATTAGGTATTAAGACTATATCCTTCTCGATATTGCTCCTGCTCTTTAATTTCTATTGTAATTATGTTGACCCAAAATAAATTTTATTATTAAACAAACTCCTGCAGCTTTTTGCAGGAGTTTGTTTAATAGGTTTATTGTCACTTTTCTTTAAATACCAAATTGATCGGTGTCAATCCACTCCATGCTTAGAAGAGACCAAAAATCAGTTGCAAGCTTATTCAAAACATAATCATATGGAAGCCAACCGTAACCTTGTTCACCCCAATTAATTCCCCAGGAATTACGTATGAGTAAAGCTCCAGTCGTTTCTTGATTATATTTTGTATTTTTGATTTTTATAGTATCATCATAACCTACTGCAACAATTGCGTGTCCCCACTGTGCCTGTTCACCTAAACCTGGATAAGGAATTCCACCAGGAATATCCGACTGTGTAAATGAGGAAAATCCATAAAAACCAAACATTGATGGAATACCAGCTACAAGATATTTTTTCACGCTATTTAATACTTCAGCAGATGGCTGATTCATACCTAACGAATCATGGCAAAAATATTGTAATGCCTCATAATTGTCTGCTACTGCATATATAAACGAGGACGGTTCCCTATCAAAATCGGGATCCTTATCAGTATATTCCCAGTAACTTTCCGATGGTACACCACAGGTTACTAGAGCAGCCATAGTATCCCGTAAATAGGCACCTTGATCACCTGTTACCTTTCTTAAATTACGAGCATTCTTATAAATAAAAAGCCGAGAAGCACCGATTTCTTTTGAAAAAGATCTACGCTCAAAATATTCAATGATACCCGCAGCCGCATGGGCAGTACATGAACCTAATTTTCCTTGGTCTTGTATTTTGGAGCACCACTGTCTTAAGTCTACCTTAGTTGGCAGCACAGAACTATCAGATTGTTTTAACTTTTGTATTACTGTCTCAATCTTAGGATGAATCTCTGTATAATCCCGCAAATCAGGTAATGGCGGTAGCCATCCCGTACCCACCAACCGATTGTCAGAAAGCATTACTTGACGGTTCATATTGAAACCTCCTAATTATAATTATTAAATAACCTATAATTATTTTCTCTTTGCATTCTGGTAATCCCTTCTATTTTTTACCATTTTTGTTACAATATTAATAAATAAACATTAACATCCCTTCTCCTTGGTTAACGGTTGATATTATTTTATAACGTCAACAACTAGAAAAGACCATGTTATTTTTGATAACATGGTCTTTCTTATAGTACTCAATATTACTCGGTAATTTCTACCCGATTTCCATCAGGATCTAATATACAACTTTCATAACAACCATCACCTGTTGTCCGTGGTTCACTAACAACTTGGAAGCCTTTATTCCGCAACTGTTCTGTCATTGCATCCACTTTCTCTTTGCTTCCCAATGAAAAAGCAATATGGGCATAGCCAGGATTTTGTCCATCACTATCACTTTTCTCCATTAAAAGTGATGG
This window encodes:
- a CDS encoding CAP domain-containing protein, giving the protein MKKSIHSALLGVLGTSMGMYMMVVPLTTVYASEQQVPFTYNSIGKNDLQSLLNKINPNTKIKNEIQDPVAVVKTSADKLGFNAKVDSFNLASKTEASAIVKVIHNSTNYNVTLKNSLQDHSQWIITSVNKLNDTSKTTPTKDSGTASNGSSSAGSTTGSTTGSTTGSTTGSTTGSTTGSTTGSTTGSTTGSTTGSTTGSTTGSTTGSTTGSTTGSTTGSTTGSATGSTTGSTTGSTTNAGSSNTASAEQQAVDLLNADRRANGLSNLQVDARLTAVALNHAQDMINRNFFSHNNPDGETPFDRMKKAGISYSTAGENIAKNQSVQAAEVAFMNSSGHRANILNSSYTTVGIGVAYDKTGNVYVVQDFIKP
- a CDS encoding AraC family transcriptional regulator; translated protein: MEKFIYKKTSDITVLSASFTDFTYKKHCHKEYAFGVTLRGIQQYNLDGSLHSSYKNGVMLFYPEQTHDGRAHDKTGIDYVMLYIDPMLFLQILQKKDIVRFSSPIVYNQALEKSILHLSSAILSEQDEALCSELLLSLVDNFTLTNICTTYYKKDNTLIKKAKEMIYYKLENVLKLDEICKELAMSKFQFIRLFKANTGISPYQYFLFCKVNRAKQLLEKNKDIYSAIAECGFVDLSHLNKHFKRVYGITAFEYKSHLN
- a CDS encoding LysE family translocator, translated to MNITSLLIYCVIITFTPGPTNIVILSTVHNLGIKKAMEYAYGATIAFGSLLAISAILNSVLVTVIPKILIIMQIIGSLYILYLAYQIYIMDTSKSTAKQVATFKSGFFMQFVNPKVVLFTMTVIPSFVMPYYTAPDMLALYVAIISGIGFLAFVTWVLFGAIFKKYLQKYQKPVNISMSLFLVYSAVMVSGLVEMLRR
- a CDS encoding histidine phosphatase family protein, translated to MRLYIIRHADPDYPNGTITADGHLEAKALGKRLASYKLDKLYTSPMGRALHTMQYTADLLQKEATVLPWTQELEEWRCTEAPWEGMAAWDVPGEVIFDKEPGPTYSDWHTLPDYQKLKLEETFAQLVSESDTFLKEQGYERQGFKYRCLKSSEEKVAVFCHNGFALTWLAHLLRIPLSVMWAGFWLPPSSVTTILFDQRSDEWALPRCIGLADTSHLYEAGLEIKPRGIKANYY
- a CDS encoding MFS transporter — protein: MNLFKNVPKTIWLIALGHLVADLSPGALYVALPFLKAKFALSYAEVSAIVLTQNLASSVSQPLFGYISDQKHRLWLMPVGCMITGIFMAASLLVPNYLLVMVCTAISGLGNSAFHPEAAKTVNFIGGREKGKAVSIFSLGGYAGVALGSMLLAVLLLGGQSPLILIYTLPSILIGVALFYEINKIPCPEVKGKGSLGTLKDCVNWPLFALLGMILTRATVTSGISTFVPLYYVSHLGGSEIYASSLLTVYLAAGAVGTMFGGILSDRYGSKLVMMYSILPIALLMYWFLSANGILIFVILALIGILLSATATSSLVLTQRMMPQNVGLASGFTLGFSVGLGTMGVLGLGWAADHWGITLVFDILVLLPIIGFILTMFIREPQHHLEVKKARMDTSNS
- a CDS encoding glycosyltransferase family 39 protein, which gives rise to MQRIGIVLVLVVSLLLHFVNLRQEGMANLYYAAGVKSMLMSWHNFFFVSFDPGGFITIDKPPLGFWLQTLSAKIFGFHGWSIILPQALGGVISVYLIYVLVKRYHGEGAGLIAAIVLALTPIFVAASRNNTIDVLLVMTLLFAVLVFLQAAEELSLKKLLLAFFLIGVGFNIKSLEAFMILPTFYITYLLAQNRRFKTKVLHLLTATLILIASSLLWFVAVDRIPPEDRPYVGSSETNSELELATGYNGLGHFLGYGIKIPGRQGQTRNPVSPRPQDSSPSGVNVPNITTATGSGFSAGNTRQLGGETGLPGPFRLFNHQLGGQISWLLPFALMGIVIALYQFRRQALSEKSRIKLLFWGCWLLPEMVFFSIAQGAHRYYLVMMAPAIAALVGISYITLVNWSTSEGKRRYLLPVAMFVTIGVQASIIVGYNEWRSWMLPLVIGAGFLVVLLWGWQNRIYGQNKYHHTIVVAGIVSLLIAPFAWSITPVLYGSGNAAFPYAGPDLNTQLRQSNVPGSMLNLSGRFNVDTGKLENFLASHRSGEKYVVAVPNANIASPIILDMGQPVITYGGFMGSEKILNAEKLEELVASGQVRYILIGSTNGQQPEIEEWVTVHGILVPDVEWQTKPEHENIAQYGGQNSLQRMPMRLYECHI
- a CDS encoding C1 family peptidase, with amino-acid sequence MNRQVMLSDNRLVGTGWLPPLPDLRDYTEIHPKIETVIQKLKQSDSSVLPTKVDLRQWCSKIQDQGKLGSCTAHAAAGIIEYFERRSFSKEIGASRLFIYKNARNLRKVTGDQGAYLRDTMAALVTCGVPSESYWEYTDKDPDFDREPSSFIYAVADNYEALQYFCHDSLGMNQPSAEVLNSVKKYLVAGIPSMFGFYGFSSFTQSDIPGGIPYPGLGEQAQWGHAIVAVGYDDTIKIKNTKYNQETTGALLIRNSWGINWGEQGYGWLPYDYVLNKLATDFWSLLSMEWIDTDQFGI
- a CDS encoding VOC family protein, whose amino-acid sequence is MRIEHVALWTGKLENMKRFYEELFGGKVSSKYVNPKTNFESYFIAFESGAKLEIMKKPSLLMEKSDSDGQNPGYAHIAFSLGSKEKVDAMTEQLRNKGFQVVSEPRTTGDGCYESCILDPDGNRVEITE